One part of the Mustela erminea isolate mMusErm1 chromosome 11, mMusErm1.Pri, whole genome shotgun sequence genome encodes these proteins:
- the MALSU1 gene encoding mitochondrial assembly of ribosomal large subunit protein 1 codes for MGSVSCVARRFGSLLWRRALSPGAGLSAGWGPRLRLLAAGRLKAGPALGLTCLSPDRARGLHGGPGLEERAEGAAGQKRPETGTADHTGPKFDIDMLVSLLRQENARDICVIKVPPELKYTDYFVIGSGTSTRHLHAMAYYIVKMYKYLKCKSEPHVKIEGKDTDDWLCVDFGSMVIHLMLPETRETYELEKLWTLRSYDDQLAQITPETLPEDFILGIEDDTSSLTPVEFK; via the exons ATGGGCTCCGTAAGCTGTGTGGCGCGGCGATTCGGGTCGCTGCTGTGGCGCAGGGCCCTATCCCCGGGAGCCGGGCTCTCGGCGGGCTGGGGGCCACGGCTTCGTCTGCTGGCCGCGGGGCGGCTTAAGGCGGGGCCGGCGTTGGGCCTGACCTGCCTGAGCCCCGACCGCGCGCGCGGCCTGCACGGCGGACCGGGCTTAGAGGAGCGGGCGGAGGGGGCAGCTGGCCAGAAGCGCCCGGAGACAGGCACAGCAG ATCATACTGGTCCCAAGTTTGACATCGATATGCTGGTTTCGCTTCTGAGGCAAGAAAATGCAAGAGACATTTGTGTGATCAAGGTTCCTCCAGAATTGAAATACACAGATTACTTTGTGATTGGTAGTGGAACTTCCACCCGACACTTGCATGCGATGGCCTACTACATTGTCAAAATG TATAAATACCTGAAATGTAAAAGTGAGCCTCATGTTAAGATTGAAGGGAAGGACACTGATGACTGGCTCTGTGTGGACTTTG GCAGCATGGTGATTCATTTGATGCTTCCAGAAACCAGAGAAACCTATGAATTAGAGAAATTATGGACCCTACGTTCTTATGATGACCAGTTAGCACAGATAACACCTGAGACATTACCTGAAGACTTCATTCTTGGAATAGAAGATGATACTTCATCCCTGACTCCAGTGGAGttcaaataa